A DNA window from Macadamia integrifolia cultivar HAES 741 chromosome 4, SCU_Mint_v3, whole genome shotgun sequence contains the following coding sequences:
- the LOC122075826 gene encoding transcription factor MYB1-like: MGRSPCCAKEGLNRGAWSAREDRTLTSYINTHGEGKWRDLPQKAGLKRCGKSCRLRWLNYLRPDIKRGNISKEEEELIIRLHKLLGNRWSLIAGRLPGRTDNEVKNYWNTYLSKKLQGKTSQNQLNRTKDKNPEGHPSSVEQVPQAKALKSTTSHVIRTRAVRCTKVILPQQQGNQMMNTHNLDGKSLPPPLAPIRVMDDTSTSNFMMDFDIDDLFISDVLNSDFLEVRCDGVHHATDHECGNNSNSCSDYPFSAHEMLEDSPNEAMFEPNEEALELKKLCSFLDSEEEWMESQ; the protein is encoded by the exons ATGGGTAGGAGCCCTTGTTGTGCCAAAGAGGGACTCAACAGAGGAGCTTGGTCAGCTCGTGAGGATCGAACACTTACTAGCTACATCAACACTCATGGAGAAGGGAAATGGAGAGACCTCCCTCAAAAAGCTG GTTTGAAGCGATGTGGGAAGAGTTGCAGGCTAAGATGGTTGAACTACCTTAGGCCGGACATCAAGAGAGGAAACATTtccaaagaagaagaggagcttATCATCAGACTTCATAAGCTGCTCGGTAACAG ATGGTCTCTGATAGCAGGAAGACTACCGGGGCGAACAGACAATGAAGTCAAAAACTACTGGAACACCTACTTGAGCAAGAAACTGCAAGGCAAGACATCACAAAATCAACTTAACAGAACTAAAGATAAGAACCCAGAAGGTCATCCCTCATCAGTGGAACAGGTTCCCCAAGCCAAGGCACTAAAGAGTACTACTTCCCATGTCATTAGAACCAGAGCTGTAAGGTGTACTAAGGTTATTCTACCACAGCAACAAGGAAATCAGATGATGAACACCCATAATCTTGATGGCAAGAGCTTACCACCACCTTTGGCTCCAATTAGAGTCATGGATGATACTTCCACTTCAAATTTTATGATGGATTTTGACATTGATGACCTTTTCATCTCTGATGTTCTCAACTCAGATTTCTTGGAAGTTCGCTGTGATGGGGTTCATCATGCTACTGATCATGAATGTGGGAATAATTCGAATTCTTGCTCTGATTATCCTTTCTCTGCCCATGAGATGCTAGAAGATTCACCAAATGAAGCAATGTTTGAACCGAATGAAGAAGCTTTGGAGCTGAAGAAGCTCtgttcttttcttgattctGAAGAAGAATGGATGGAGAGTCAATAA
- the LOC122075914 gene encoding protein ELF4-LIKE 4-like produces the protein MEGDTFSGNGTQVDNKVLQTFQKSFVQVQHILDQNRLLINEINQNHESKIPDNLGRNVGLIRELNNNIRRVVDLYGDLSSSFSKSMDVSSEGDSGGTLKSDGKPGQKRIRPG, from the coding sequence ATGGAGGGGGATACATTTTCAGGCAATGGAACTCAAGTTGATAACAAGGTCTTACAGACATTTCAAAAAAGCTTTGTTCAAGTTCAACACATCTTGGATCAGAACAGATTGCTTATTAACGAGATTAATCAGAATCATGAATCGAAGATCCCAGACAACTTGGGTCGAAATGTGGGTCTTATTAGGGAACTTAACAACAATATCAGGAGGGTTGTCGATCTTTACGGAGACCTTTCAAGCTCTTTCTCTAAATCCATGGACGTTTCATCCGAAGGAGATTCTGGGGGAACATTGAAATCAGATGGTAAGCCTGGTCAGAAAAGAATTAGACCTGGGTAA